ATACCCATATGGTTTTTCATTGACATCGTAAGATTGGCTCCTCCGTGGTTTTTCAATATCGGAACATTGATCCACGCATCACAATCCAATATGGCCTTATGAACTTTAGCCGTTTTTAATTTTTTCCCGCGAGGCAACGCAACTTCTTTATAATAAGACTCTTCATGAGCAGGCATTACCTTAGCACCGGCAGCTTTCGCTGCCGATTCAATACCGCTGTTCTCATAACATTTGCGCCAATCGTCACACGTGTGGTCAAAAACGACGACTTCTTTAGCTCCAGCCTCAAAACATTGTTTAATAATTTCCTGTACAAGTTTAGGATTGGTATTACCGGCCAGCTCAGGTGTTTTATCCCAGCCGATATTCGGTTTGACCACTACTTTATACCCCGGTCTGATAAATCTCTTCATTCCGCCCAACTCTGTAATAGCCCGGCGAAACATAATTTCCGGTTCTCCACCCATTACTGCGACCAGATCACAGGCACTTCCGGACTTAGCCGTACTCTGTGCCATTACATCCATGCCGTCATGAAGTCTCAATGTAAGCGCCGCCCCTGTTATGGCGGCGGCTTTCAAAAAATCCCGTCTATCCATTATCCTTTGTTTATATATAAAAACGGCCGAAAATAAATTTTAACCGGCCAAACAAGTTCAAACCTTAATCAATTCATATCTCATAGTTCCCAGCCCTATACGTTCGGCATGTTCCAGCCCGGCTTTCCAATTCGTATCGGGATGAATAAGATGGAATTTATCCTCTCCTTCCAAATGTTCATGAGGACGCATTTCCGATAACTTATTTACACCTGTTACCGGAGCCTGCATAACCAGATCGGCACATGCCTGATCCAACGCCACCGGGTCAAAAGAAGCCAGAATTCCAAGATCAGGAATAATGGCGGCATCATTATGATTCCAGCAATCACACTCCGGAGAAACATTCATAATGAAACTGATATGGAAATTAGGCTTGTCTTTCAACACTGCCTGGGTATACTCGGCAATTTTATAATTAAGACGCTCCGAAGTATCGGAATCTCCCATAACTGCCGCGTCATACTGACATAAAGCCACGCACTGGCCGCAACCTACACATTTCTCATAGTCAATCGTAGCGATACGGTTTTCGTTTAAATGTATGGCGTCATGGGCACAATGTTTCACACAGACGTTGCATCCTTTACAATGAGTATCTATCACCTGAGGTTGTGAAGCGCAATGCAATTCCAGTTTTCCTCCGACACTGGCCGATCCCATCCCGAGATTTTTGAGAGCTCCGCCGAAACCGGCCTGTTCATGCCCCTTAAAATGATTCATGGAGATTACGATATCGGCATCGGCAATCGCAGAACCTATTTTCGGCGCTTTACAATATTCTCCGTTTATTTCTACCTCCCTGTACTCCGTCCCTTTCAGGCCATCGGCTATAATCACCTGACATTGAGCAGATATAGGATTATAACCATTTTCCATAGCACTTTGCAAATGATCGACCGCATTCGCCCTGCGTCCCGAATATAGTGTATTAGAATCTGTCAGAAAAGGTTTTGCCCCCAGAGAACGCAACAAGCCCGCCAGACGGGCTGCATAATTAGGACGAAGATACGCCAGATTCCCCGGTTCTCCGAAATGAATCTTAATAGCCACAAATTGCTGCTTAAAATCGATCGATTCTATTCCGGCCTTTTTAACCAGTCTTTCCATTTTATCCAGCAAATTACTCGAAGGAGTAGTACGAAGATTCGTAAAATATACTTTTGATCTTTCCATAATGAGTACTCTTAATTCTACGGTGTAAAAATAAGTATTTCTGTATTATTTTTCAATGACATTTTCTTTTTTTTCTTTTATAAATAGCTTGATTTTTAAAATTATAACCCGTACTACACTCTATTTTATTTCTCGTTAAACGACTCTTTTTATATTTGCTACTCTCACTTCTACACTATATCTTTGTAACAGATAATACCAATACTCCATATATGAAAATACAAAAAGTCTATACCATCTCTTACTCACCCACACGTACCTCTTTTAAAATAGCGACTGCCGTAGCAGAAGGAATAGGAACAGAGATCATCCCTCTGGATATTACTCACAAGATACCCGGGAATATTTCCTTTGAAGATAATTCCATTGCAATAATCGCAGCGCCCGTATATGGAGGTAAAATAGCACCTGTTGCAGCAGAAAGATTAAAGCAGATACAGGTTAACGGTATACCGGCAGTCCTCATTGCCACTTACGGAAACAGAGATTACGAAAGAGCGGTTCTCCAACTTGACGAGCTGGCTGTATCTCAAGGATTTAAAACGATAGCAGCCGCGGCTTTCATCGGAGAACATTCGTACAGCAGTGAAAAGAATCCTATAGCGATGGGAAGACCCGATAAAGAAGATTTACAAACAGCACATGAATTCGGTCGGAAAATATGCCGGAAACTGGAAGCAGCAAAGGCCCCGGAAGAATTAAGAATAGATGTCAGCCATATGAAAAAAGCAAAAAGTCCGTTGCTTTCCAAGCTACAGTTTATCTTCTTCGTACTAAAACTGCGTCATTCCAAAATACCCGTTCCTAAAGCTCCGGACACCGATATTACTTTGTGTAAACATTGCGGAGCTTGCACGAAAGCGTGCCCTGTCAATGCTATTCCTGCAGGAAATGAAACATGGACCGACGCACGACTCTGTACACGCTGCTGCGCCTGCGTGAAAGTATGCACATATAAAGCACGCCGGTACGAAACACCCTTTGCTCCGGCACTCTCTACTTATTTCCGGGAAAGAAAAGAACCGTCCCTGTTATTATAATTAATAAAATCATGGCAAAAGAAAGAGAGTCCGGCATAGAATTATTACGTATCGTATCGATGCTCTTCGTACTTATCCTGCATTTTATCGGAAGCATAGGACTTCCCACCCGTCTGGAAACAGAACGTTTACCCATCGACTCGCTCAAGGTTATACTGGAATGTGCCGCACTGATAGGGGTTAACTGCTTTGTCCTGATATCCGGTTATTTCGGCATACGGCCGCGCATACACAGTTTCGTATCTCTTTTCCTTCAATGTGTTTTTTACTCGTTAGGCATCTACATCATTCTGGGATGGCTGGGATATCTC
This portion of the Barnesiella propionica genome encodes:
- a CDS encoding DUF362 domain-containing protein; this encodes MDRRDFLKAAAITGAALTLRLHDGMDVMAQSTAKSGSACDLVAVMGGEPEIMFRRAITELGGMKRFIRPGYKVVVKPNIGWDKTPELAGNTNPKLVQEIIKQCFEAGAKEVVVFDHTCDDWRKCYENSGIESAAKAAGAKVMPAHEESYYKEVALPRGKKLKTAKVHKAILDCDAWINVPILKNHGGANLTMSMKNHMGIVWDRGVFHKNDLQQCIADICTLRKKAVLNVVDAYRVMKTNGPRGKSAADVVMPKGLFISPDIVAVDTAAAKFFNQIRTMPLESVSHLKNAQELKIGTMDLDSIRIKRIKI
- a CDS encoding DUF362 domain-containing protein; the encoded protein is MERSKVYFTNLRTTPSSNLLDKMERLVKKAGIESIDFKQQFVAIKIHFGEPGNLAYLRPNYAARLAGLLRSLGAKPFLTDSNTLYSGRRANAVDHLQSAMENGYNPISAQCQVIIADGLKGTEYREVEINGEYCKAPKIGSAIADADIVISMNHFKGHEQAGFGGALKNLGMGSASVGGKLELHCASQPQVIDTHCKGCNVCVKHCAHDAIHLNENRIATIDYEKCVGCGQCVALCQYDAAVMGDSDTSERLNYKIAEYTQAVLKDKPNFHISFIMNVSPECDCWNHNDAAIIPDLGILASFDPVALDQACADLVMQAPVTGVNKLSEMRPHEHLEGEDKFHLIHPDTNWKAGLEHAERIGLGTMRYELIKV
- a CDS encoding 4Fe-4S binding protein, with product MKIQKVYTISYSPTRTSFKIATAVAEGIGTEIIPLDITHKIPGNISFEDNSIAIIAAPVYGGKIAPVAAERLKQIQVNGIPAVLIATYGNRDYERAVLQLDELAVSQGFKTIAAAAFIGEHSYSSEKNPIAMGRPDKEDLQTAHEFGRKICRKLEAAKAPEELRIDVSHMKKAKSPLLSKLQFIFFVLKLRHSKIPVPKAPDTDITLCKHCGACTKACPVNAIPAGNETWTDARLCTRCCACVKVCTYKARRYETPFAPALSTYFRERKEPSLLL